In Lycium ferocissimum isolate CSIRO_LF1 unplaced genomic scaffold, AGI_CSIRO_Lferr_CH_V1 ctg14201, whole genome shotgun sequence, a genomic segment contains:
- the LOC132042232 gene encoding uncharacterized protein LOC132042232: MGKRIEKYDLPKLDHGLDNGIIQECREIMEEKSIIVPPEGFDAHLKLNPEQKQAFNTILQRVNQPEAGLFFVDRHGGTGKTFLYRTLLGNIRSRGFISLAAATSGVAATLLPGGRTAHSRFDIPLQTTNTTITHMSKQSGRAKLIKQAKLIIWDEGPRANRHTIETIDRSFRDILEVNEPFGGKIIVFRGDFRQVLLIVPKSARVETVNACFVKSYSFSEFLLRIGNGEEPTIRDDLVLLPKQLVIENNGDSTGEDALIRKIFPSLDKNASCGKYMTERAILTSRNEYVDQLNEMLISKFPGESRTFLSFDSAEDDTNNYYQEDYLNTLTPSGLPPHRLVLKKNARIMLLRNLDASNGLCTGSEDMQLH, encoded by the exons ATGGGTAAGAGAATTGAAAAATATGACTTACCTAAACTTGATCATGGCCTGGATAACGGAATTATACAAGAATGCAGAGAAATAATGGAAGAAAAGTCCATAATAGTACCTCCAGAAGGTTTTGATGCACACTTAAAGCTAAATCCTGAACAAAAGCAAGCATTCAACACTATATTGCAAAGAGTCAATCAGCCAGAGGCAGGATTGTTCTTTGTAGATAGACATGGGGGCACCGGAAAAACATTCCTATATCGCACATTACTTGGAAATATCAGATCAAGAGGCTTCATATCGTTAGCAGCGGCAACAAGTGGTGTGGCAGCAACTCTTTTACCGGGGGGACGTACGGCTCATTCTAGATTTGACATACCGCTTCAAACAACTAATACAACAATCACACATATGTCAAAACAAAGTGGTAGAGCTAAATTGATAAAACAAGCAAAGCTGATAATTTGGGATGAAGGACCTAGGGCCAACCGTCATACGATTGAAACGATCGATAGGAGCTTTAGAGACATACTGGAAGTTAATGAACCCTTTGGTGGAAAAATAATAGTTTTCAGAGGTGATTTTCGTCAAGTGCTACTAATAGTTCCAAAATCTGCCAGAGTTGAAACGGTAAATGCATGCTTTGTAAAATCCTACTCATTCAGTGAATTCTTACTACGTATAGGTAACGGGGAGGAACCAACAATAAGAGATGATTTGGTACTTCTTCCAAAGCAATTGGTTATCGAAAATAATGGTGATAGTACTGGTGAAGATGCCTTGATACGGAAAATATTTCCATCGTTAGATAAAAACGCAAGTTGTGGAAAATACATGACCGAAAGGGCTATCCTGACTAGtagaaatgaatatgttgatcaACTAAATGAGATGTTAATTTCCAAGTTTCCCGGTGAAAGTAGAACATTTCTTAGTTTTGACTCTGCAGAGGATGATACCAACAATTACTATCAGGAAGATTACTTGAATACTTTAACACCAAGCGGTCTGCCTCCACACAG GttggttttgaagaaaaatgctCGCATCATGTTATTAAGAAATTTGGATGCTTCAAATGGTTTATGTACTG GTTCAGAAGATATGCAATTACATTGA